The sequence below is a genomic window from Roseiconus lacunae.
GGAAGTTACCGTGTTGTCCTGATCGAGCGGTGCCTCCGACCTGGGCGTCTAATTCCAAGACAACAACGTCGTCGATTCCATTTTGCTTCAGTTGCCACGCGGCGGACAGTCCGGCGATGCCACCGCCGACGATGACGACTTGATGACGTACCGGATCGCCGGATGGCTTAGGGGGACGCCACTGATCTCGCAAGCGGTGCATGACCGTGAAGTCCGGGTTCAATAACTCGCCAGAGATGTTGCTCGCTTGCCAATTACAACCGGCCAAGTTTGCCAGCGGGACACCGGCGACTAGCGCGAGCAGTTCACGTCGTCTGAGCGTCGGCTGGATGACGGAACGATGTTGGTGGGCCACGCGGGCGACTCTCTGTTTAGTTTGAGAAGCGATCCGGAAATTAGTTCACGGATCGATGCATTCTAGCGTGTGAGTTGTTGACGCTTCTTTCTGGCACGCTCGATTTGTAGAACGCGATTCGCTACGCCCGGTTCGATTCTCCATCCACGGCGGGCTGACATGTGGCGTCAGGCAAGTGCTCACTCGCTCGTTGGTCCTTCGCCGGCTTGGGGAACGCACTGAATCGCATCGGCAATGACGTATCCATCGGCGCCCTCGTTGCTAAGTGTCACGATCGCCTGTTGATCAAATTCGAAGCTTCCCAGGGTGACACGTCCTTTCGAGTTTCCGTCACGCTGGTTGACCAAGATTGTTTTCACTCGGTCATCACGATCGGAGGTGACGGTGACCTTCGTTTGTGTCGAACGATTCGAGTGCGGAGGCCAAAGCAGATTAATTTGATACCGACCAGCCGACGGCAACTTCGCCGTATAAGTGACGTTACATTCTCCGCGGTTGTCATTGTTGTCGTGAAAGTAATCGCTACCTACACGCGGTACCGATGAACTGCTGGCGATCCAGGGGCCCTCGCTTTTTGCTTGGGTGTTGTCAACCACAACTCCGTTAAGTTCTTTGGCGTCGATCCCTTGGGCTTTTGGTGGCCCGGTGTACTGCAGGACTTGGTTGTCGTTGCGAAGTTTTTCGGCAAGGGTTGCGTAGGCGACTTGTTGAACCGTTGTTTTCGATTCAATTGCTTGGGCGGCGGCGGTCGCGGCGGATTGGCCGAGGACCATGAAGACCGGTTCCATCCGGATCGACCCGAACGCGATGTGAGAAGCCGAAAGGCAGACCGGGACCAAGAGGTTCGAAACCTCATCGCGAGCCGGCACGATCGAACGATAGCTGATCCCGTATGGCGAGAAGCCTCCCACTTGCACGTCGCCTTCATTGCGGACATGACCGGCTTGATCGACGTAGCGTTGTTGGTTGTGTGAATCCATGGTGTAGGCGGCCAAGCCGATCGGATCGTCGACCGCTTCACCCTGGCAGTTCTTCTGTGTCATCACATAGTCGCTGACCATTCGACGTGCTTCGCGAATATAAAGTTGATCCTGCCAGCCATTACCGTCAACGAATTCGTCTTTACACATTCCCCAGCGAGAGACTTCGCGACGGACGTTTTCGGGGACTCGTGGGTGATTGGCCAGCGTCCACATCAGGCCCTGTTGATACAGGCGATGTTGTTCGGCAATCGATTCTCGGCGTTCATAGCTGGCTTCGGGATAGTCGTAGTTTTGGCCGATAAAGTCGGTTGAAAACCCGGTCCGATTGTTCGTGTCCGTCTTGCGGTTCGGCATGGAGGAATTGATCCAGGGCGGTGAATTTTCGCCTGCTTCGAAGTTGCGAAGCATCAATTCGTACCAGCGTTCGTCGTAGCCATCGGGTTTAGCGAACGGAATCCGATTGTCGGGATGATCGGTTAGGCACATTCGAAAACAGTAAGCCTGTACGCGATGATCGCCTTCCCCTTCCTCGCCCGGGCCGTTGGGGTCGATGTGTGGCAACAGGCCACTGGACGGATCGCCCGGTTCGACGTAGGGATCGATGCCGCGTTTTAATTGATGGGATCGAGCGTGTTTGGTTTGAACACCGTTCAGTGTTTCGCCGTATTCCGAATTCGCTTCACGCCCGACGGTGAAACTGACGCCGGCAGTCGCCATCAAGTCGCCTTCGTAAGTCGCGTCGATAAACATTTTGCCACGATACGTTGCCCCGGATTCCATCTTGATCGCCAGGATCCGAGCCGGTCGACTTCGTGTCATCATCACCGCGGAGCGATCGAGTCGCTGGCCGTAGATGACTTCGATATCATCGCGTTTGATCCACTGTTGGTAGACAGCTAATGCGGCGTTCGGTTCGAACGTCCACATCGCCGATTCGCCCGTCGAGGTGCGAGACTGGCCGCCGCTTCGATAGTCGTTCGGGCGTTGCCATTTCCAGGCTTTGGGATCTTGGTAGTGATGCGCGATCGCTTCGTAAAACTCGCGCGCGATACCGCCGATCGCAGACTTGTTTCCGATATCGGTTTGTCCCAGACCGCCGGTGGTCAGCCCACCAACGCGGTCAGTCGGTTCGATCACAACGACCGATAGGCCATTTCGTTTCGCGGCGACCGCCGCCGCGATCCCCGAGGAGGTCCCACCGTAGATGACCAAGTCGTACTGGCGATCCGCCTCAGGTGACTGGGCAAAAGCACAATGACGGTTCGATTCAAAGACGGTTGACGTGGCGATGACGGCAAACGTCAATACGATCCGAACAATCCGGTTCGTTCTTGGCGAGGGCATACGGGTATCCGGTTAATCAAGCGATAGGTGGGGAAGCGGCTCGACGCAATCGTCTTGCTCCGAGCCGCAGGCCGCACATTTTATACAAACTCGGATTGCCTCGTGTGTCCTCGACCATCGCATGGCGAAGCACCGTGGTGTGGAGAAAACGATCTGATATGGCGACCGTCGTTCCCGACGTGATTTTACCGTTCAATGTCGAAGCGGATGCCGCCGGCGATCGAAGCACAGACGTTGTAGATCACACCAAAGATGATGCCGCCGATAAAGCCACCGATTCCATAGCCGATCGGCATGAAGACGGCCATGATCAAGCCAGAGATGATCCCCATTGCGGCGTCACCACCGCCGACCGCTCCTGCCAACGCGAAAAAGGCGAATAGGACACCCGTGATCAAGCCGATGATTGCGTACATGACACCGGAGAGCATCGCCACCGACATCACGTCGACTCGTTTCAAGACGATCGAGCTTTCAGAAACCATCGGTGTCTCGGAGCTTGAAATCGGTGCCCCGAATGGATTGGCGGTAGACATGGTAACCTTGGCGTGAGAAAGGGATCGCGATGCCAAAGCTATTTCCTATAAACCGGCATCAGACATCACCGGCGGATCGCGAAGCCTGCACCGCATTAGCGCGTCCGACAAGCAGAGGATCGACCATCCCTATCCGCGACATTTCACGATTTTTGTAGGGAATCGTGCCAAGGACAAAACGTAGCGCGTTTAAACGCGCACGTTTCTTGCAATCGGACTTCACCACCGTCCACGGGGCGTCATATGTATCCGAATAAAAGAACATCGCCTCTTTGGCGCGGGTGTAGTCGTCCCATTTATCGAGTGACGCCATGTCGACCGGTGAGAGTTTCCATTGCTTGAGCGGATGCACTTCACGTTCTTTGAAGCGGCGACGCTGCTCTTTCTGGCTGACCGAAAACCAAAACTTAGTCAAGCGGATCCCACTGCGGACCAAGTTGCGTTCGAAGTCGGGGACTTGCCGCATGAACTCGTCGTATTCCTCGTCGCTGCAGAATCCCATGACACGTTCGACGCCGGCGCGGTTGTACCAACTTCGATCGAACAGCACGATTTCTCCGGCCGTCGGTAAGTGTTCGACGTATCGCTGAAAGTACCATTGTCCCTTTTCGGTCTCGCTGGGTTTTTCGAGCGCGACGACGCGCGCACCCCGAGGATTAAGGTGTTCCATGAAGCGTTTGATCGTGCCCCCTTTTCCGGCCGCGTCGCGGCCTTCGAAAAGGATGACGACCTTTTCACCGTTCTCCTTGACCCAGGCTTGAAGCTTCAAAAGTTCGACTTGAAGCTGGTACTTTTGTTTCTCGTACGCCTTGCGTGACATCAGGTTGCGGTAGGGATACGCCCCGTCGCGCCAACCATCGGAGAGTTGGTCATCGGGATTGACCCGGCGTTTTCCCGCAGGACCGGGGGTTCGTTTGAGCAACGCGTTGCGCAGCACCGCGGCGTCCTCCGGTGAAGAACCGTCGATGATCACTTCCAGTGTTCGGGCGAGCGTGTGAACGTCGTGTGGCGGCGTTTTTTCGATGATGTCGCGGACCGCCGAGATCTTGCTCTGCTGGGCAGCCTTGGTTGATTCGTTGACGACATGAGATTCGACGCCGCCTTCGGTCAACTGCGGTGCGACGTCGCCATCGTCCGCCTTGCGTCGACCGCGCGACACGCTTCGCTTTTTCTTGGTTCCTTTGCCAGGCTTTCCGTTCGCCGAGCCATTGCCTGCGCCCTTCGCGGCGCCGCGAGTGGAAGATTTTCCCTGGGATTCTGAAGCCATGATCACGAACGGGGTTGAAGAATCGGTCATCGGAAACGGGAGATCCGTCATGATCAATTCTAGCTGTTCGCTAAATGGCCGTCGGGAAAGCACGGCGTGGGGAAGTGAACCTGCCTTTGCCCGTCCACTGTGGGAACGGTCGTATCAGCTTTATCGACCGCGCCAGAATAGTTCACTCACCGATCAGTCACCATCTTGATCGATTCGTCTTCGAGCGTTCGCCAGGGTTAGTGAAACCTAGCCGTGGCGAACGCATTCGCTTTCAGCCACGTCTATTTCGCGTCAGCGGTGATGCCTTTCCAGTCGTCCGTGCGGAACGGCGTCATCGGCAATCCTTCGACGCTTTGCACGTTGCAAATCGGGTTGTCGGCCCACGCATAGCGAACGGCGACGGGGTTCGCGACTTGATCGCTAGAAACCACAATCGTGTCCTTGCCAGTGATCTTGGCATGTGCTTTAACAAACTGTTGGTCTTCACCTGCGATCGTGAATCCGATCGGTTCGTTCACATCAAATGTGTCTAAACCACCGCCGACGTGTTCGAATTTCAGCGTGACAAGATTGCCTTTGACAGACATCGATTCGTACGTCGGACTTTGGTAGGGGATGTCGTAGCCGTAGTTTTTGGCCAGTGCCCAGCGCGCCAGTCGCTTGCCGACGTCCTGTTTGTTTTTAGGGTGAATGTCAGAAGCTTCGCCGAGATCGATGATCACCGCTTCGCCGGTGTTTTCGAGTTTCGACATCGTCATCGTTTGGGCTTCACGCAATTCCGCCCATTGGCTGTCCGTCGGTTCGCTTCTTTCGGATTTGTAGTCAGCCAACTGAACCCAGTAGAACGAAAAGTCGTCTTGTTTCCATTCATCACGCCAGTGATCGATCATCAGCGGAAAGAGTTCACGGTATTGGTAAGCGCGGCTGGCGTTTGATTCGCCTTGGTACCAGATGACGCCTTCGATCGTATAGCCGATAATCGGGTTCAACACGCCGTTATAGAGATTGGCGGGCCGATGTTGTCCGGTCAGAACATTACGCGGACGGGCCGGTGCTTTCCCCTTTTTGTTCTCCCGCCATTTCGCGAGACGTTCTTCATGCTTTTTAAGTTCCGCTTCGTAATCAAACGTAGCTTCGGTTTTTTTCCAGCGTTCGAGTAGCTCGTCAAACTTGCCGCTCGATTTTAAGACGTCGCGTTTGACCCACGCTTCCGCGGCCGAACCGCCCCAGGCGTTGTCGATCAATCCGACCGGGACGTCGAGTGTTTGATGGATCTGACGGCCAAAGAAATAGCCAACCCCAGAGAATTCTCTGACGGATTCGGGCGTGCAGGCTTGCCACTGGCCGTCAAAGCTATCCTTGGGTTGTTGAACACCGACTTGCGGTACCGAAATCATGCGGATGTTGGGAAACTTTGCCGCAAGCGCTTCCAAATCGGCGTCATTGGATTGTTTCACCGCCCATTGCATGTTGGATTGGCCGCTGCACACCCAGACCTCACCGATTAGGACGTCTTTGAAGGTAACGTGATCGTCGCCGGCTTGGATCGACAATTCGAAGGGCCCACCGGCGGACATCTTTGGCAGCGCGGCATCGAATCGGCCATCGGCGTCTGCCTTCGCCGTCGCCGTTTGGTCGGCCAATTTGATTTCGACGCTGGCACCGGCGTCTGCCCAGCCCCAGATGTGGATCGGTTTATTTCGCTGCAAGACCATCGAATCGCCAAATACGGCGCTGGTTCGAATCTCTGCGGCCGCGTGGCTGGCAAACACAGCCAGCAGTAACAATGACAGGCCAAAAGTTCTCATGATGTGGGCTCCATGGCAGGGGGAGGAGGGAGGCGGAAGCGGCCTATGATAACTTCTCTACAGAGCCGATCGTGGCTGTCGCACATGTTTTTCAATTTCCCCCATCAGCCGCAACGCGCTAGCGTGCGGTTCTCCCCGCGGCTGATATTTTTCACGTTCATTGACAATTTCAACCATGTCTATTCGTCTGGCCGATCAACCCGAACCACTGGATGTCCTCGCCGTCGGGGCACATCCCGACGATGTGGAGGTCGCTTGCGGCGGCACACTGGCAAAACTTGCCGCGGACGGTTACCGCGTCGGGATCGTTGATCTGACCGATGGCGAACCGACTCCGTTTTCCAACGGTCCCAAGTCTAGGTTCATCGAGGCGGTGAATGCGGCCAAGACACTTGGCGTCTGTGAACGGATCCAGATGGACCTTCCGAATCGACGTTTGATCGATTCGTTTGAAGCTCGGATTGAACTCGCCAAGGTCTTTCGATGGACGCGGCCTCGTGTCGTGCTAGGGTTCGGTGACAAGACTCCGATGGCGTCACCGGATCACCACCAAGCGATGCTGTTAACCGATGCGGCGGTGTTTTACAGTCGGCTATCAAAGTGGGACGATTACTTCGGCGGGCTTCCGACCCATGTGATCGATCGGCAGTTGTATTTTCGTTTGGCCCTTGAACCGATGACGATCGCGGGCAACCCGTTCCATTTACTGGTCGATATCAGTGCGACGCTAGAACAGAAGCTTGCCGCGATGCGTTGCTACGGAAGTCAATTTGATCATAAACGCGGCATCGATGACCGCGTGCGCGCGGCCGCCGTGATGACCGGGTCGATCGCTGGCGTATCCGCGGCGGAATCGTTCGCGGCGGCGCGTCCCTTTGTGACCAACAACTTCTTCGCCGCCCTGGGGATGGACCTCTCACCGGGGCCTGCCGCCGAACCGTCCAACATTCGTGAGCTATCACTTCGGCATTGGTCGACTAAGAAACCGTGATCGCGAATCAACAAATCGCAACTTGAGTCGCTGCGCCTTACTGATCCCGATTCGCGGGGTGGCGACAATGGTTGGCGGACCAGTTGACACCGTCGCACGTGGATCGATTGATGCCATGGTCAGGGAGTGTACCGTTGTGGGGGCCGTTTTGAGCTCGAACAGTCCCAGGTTCGGATCGCTCACCAGGCAACGTCCATCGTCGTTGCGATCGATCGCCAAGGCTTGGCACAGCATCGCCGGTCCGCGTGTCAGTCGTCGAAGATCTTGTAGCCGACGTTTGCGTTGCATTGTTTCGATTCCCCACAGCGGTTCGATCGCACGGATCAACACCGCCGCGCCACGACCCTTCGCTTCGGTCACGGCGTTCAAGCAGTGCTTCGCATGAATCGGATACACATACAGGATGCCCGGGCGGTCGAACATCGATGCGTTGCTAGGCGTTTGACCGCGAGCCGAATGGCTAGCCGGATCGTCGGAATGTAAGTAGGCTTCGGTTTCGACGATGGACCCGCCGACCCAGTTGCCATCGAGGTAATGCGCGATCACTTTGCCGATTAAATCTCGAGCGACCTTGGTCGTTTCTCGTTGAAAGAACGATTCCGGTAGGCGTTCGGCGTATTTCGTCTGCTTCGTCAAATCACGTTGCCTTATTGAGACGAATGGCTCTCGTCATACATCGATGAATTTTTCCAAACCCAAACCCGATACCACACAAACCTACCGGGCCGGCTGGCTGTTGCCAATTTCAAGTCCGCCGATCAAAGACGCGCGGATCACCGTGGTCGGCGGGGTGGTTGCCAAAGTCGAGTCTTTTTCGGCAAACGCGGGGAACGCTTCGGTCATCGATTTGGGGAACGTGGCAATGATGCCCCGGTTCGTCAATGCCCACACTCATCTGGAGTTTTCGGATTGTTCCGAACCGATTGGTGCACCTGGAATAGCGCTCGCAGACTGGATCGGCGAAGTAATCCGTGCTCGCGGGGTCAGCAATGAAACTTCGCGGCAAGCGGCGATCGCAAAAGGAGTTCAGGAATCGGCCGATGCCGGTGTCGGGCTGATTGGCGATATCGCGACCACACCATCGGCTTACCCTGATAGCATCGATCCGTTGATTGTTTCCTTCGCCGAAGTTCTTGGGTTGTCTCTCGATCGGCATCGGGAGCGTTTGGCGGGTGCGGCGACCCATCATCAAGCGTTGCAGGCGTCTTCCAGTGTTTTTTCCGCAATCAGTCCCCATGCGCCGTATTCCACACCGCCGGACGTGATCGCAGAATGCTCGCGGCGGGCAAATCAACATGGCGTCCCGCTGGCGATTCACTTGGCCGAGTCGCCCGACGAACGCGAGCTGCTCGATCACGCGTCCGGTCCGTTTGCGGCATCGCTTCGGCGTGCCGGGGTCTGGCGGGAAGGGATTTTTCCATACACGGATGATTCGATTCCCTCCATTCTCGAAACGCTTGCGCCCGCGCCGGCGGTGCTTTTGATTCATGGAAACGACTTGAGCGAACGCGAAATCGAGATCATTTCACAACATCGTCAGATGAGCGTTGTGTATTGCCCACGGACGCATCATTTCTTTGGCCATGACCGGCATCCGGTCGCCGATTTGTTGCGATCGGGGGTTCGGGTGGCTTTGGGGACCGATTCGCGAGCGAGCAATCCCGACCTTAGCATCTGGGAAGAAGTGCGGTTTCTGCTCCAGAAACGTCAGGATATTGACCCCCAGCAAGTCTTGGCGATGGCCACCTTGATGGGGGCCGAAGCATTGATGTTTGGGTCGCCGCGGGCGGTTTCAAGCCGACTGCAAAAACGAGCGATCGGGCAGCTGGTTCCCGGCAAAACCCG
It includes:
- a CDS encoding FAD-dependent oxidoreductase; the encoded protein is MPSPRTNRIVRIVLTFAVIATSTVFESNRHCAFAQSPEADRQYDLVIYGGTSSGIAAAVAAKRNGLSVVVIEPTDRVGGLTTGGLGQTDIGNKSAIGGIAREFYEAIAHHYQDPKAWKWQRPNDYRSGGQSRTSTGESAMWTFEPNAALAVYQQWIKRDDIEVIYGQRLDRSAVMMTRSRPARILAIKMESGATYRGKMFIDATYEGDLMATAGVSFTVGREANSEYGETLNGVQTKHARSHQLKRGIDPYVEPGDPSSGLLPHIDPNGPGEEGEGDHRVQAYCFRMCLTDHPDNRIPFAKPDGYDERWYELMLRNFEAGENSPPWINSSMPNRKTDTNNRTGFSTDFIGQNYDYPEASYERRESIAEQHRLYQQGLMWTLANHPRVPENVRREVSRWGMCKDEFVDGNGWQDQLYIREARRMVSDYVMTQKNCQGEAVDDPIGLAAYTMDSHNQQRYVDQAGHVRNEGDVQVGGFSPYGISYRSIVPARDEVSNLLVPVCLSASHIAFGSIRMEPVFMVLGQSAATAAAQAIESKTTVQQVAYATLAEKLRNDNQVLQYTGPPKAQGIDAKELNGVVVDNTQAKSEGPWIASSSSVPRVGSDYFHDNNDNRGECNVTYTAKLPSAGRYQINLLWPPHSNRSTQTKVTVTSDRDDRVKTILVNQRDGNSKGRVTLGSFEFDQQAIVTLSNEGADGYVIADAIQCVPQAGEGPTSE
- the ppk2 gene encoding polyphosphate kinase 2: MTDSSTPFVIMASESQGKSSTRGAAKGAGNGSANGKPGKGTKKKRSVSRGRRKADDGDVAPQLTEGGVESHVVNESTKAAQQSKISAVRDIIEKTPPHDVHTLARTLEVIIDGSSPEDAAVLRNALLKRTPGPAGKRRVNPDDQLSDGWRDGAYPYRNLMSRKAYEKQKYQLQVELLKLQAWVKENGEKVVILFEGRDAAGKGGTIKRFMEHLNPRGARVVALEKPSETEKGQWYFQRYVEHLPTAGEIVLFDRSWYNRAGVERVMGFCSDEEYDEFMRQVPDFERNLVRSGIRLTKFWFSVSQKEQRRRFKEREVHPLKQWKLSPVDMASLDKWDDYTRAKEAMFFYSDTYDAPWTVVKSDCKKRARLNALRFVLGTIPYKNREMSRIGMVDPLLVGRANAVQASRSAGDV
- a CDS encoding sialate O-acetylesterase — encoded protein: MRTFGLSLLLLAVFASHAAAEIRTSAVFGDSMVLQRNKPIHIWGWADAGASVEIKLADQTATAKADADGRFDAALPKMSAGGPFELSIQAGDDHVTFKDVLIGEVWVCSGQSNMQWAVKQSNDADLEALAAKFPNIRMISVPQVGVQQPKDSFDGQWQACTPESVREFSGVGYFFGRQIHQTLDVPVGLIDNAWGGSAAEAWVKRDVLKSSGKFDELLERWKKTEATFDYEAELKKHEERLAKWRENKKGKAPARPRNVLTGQHRPANLYNGVLNPIIGYTIEGVIWYQGESNASRAYQYRELFPLMIDHWRDEWKQDDFSFYWVQLADYKSERSEPTDSQWAELREAQTMTMSKLENTGEAVIIDLGEASDIHPKNKQDVGKRLARWALAKNYGYDIPYQSPTYESMSVKGNLVTLKFEHVGGGLDTFDVNEPIGFTIAGEDQQFVKAHAKITGKDTIVVSSDQVANPVAVRYAWADNPICNVQSVEGLPMTPFRTDDWKGITADAK
- a CDS encoding PIG-L family deacetylase; amino-acid sequence: MSIRLADQPEPLDVLAVGAHPDDVEVACGGTLAKLAADGYRVGIVDLTDGEPTPFSNGPKSRFIEAVNAAKTLGVCERIQMDLPNRRLIDSFEARIELAKVFRWTRPRVVLGFGDKTPMASPDHHQAMLLTDAAVFYSRLSKWDDYFGGLPTHVIDRQLYFRLALEPMTIAGNPFHLLVDISATLEQKLAAMRCYGSQFDHKRGIDDRVRAAAVMTGSIAGVSAAESFAAARPFVTNNFFAALGMDLSPGPAAEPSNIRELSLRHWSTKKP
- a CDS encoding DNA-3-methyladenine glycosylase; the protein is MTKQTKYAERLPESFFQRETTKVARDLIGKVIAHYLDGNWVGGSIVETEAYLHSDDPASHSARGQTPSNASMFDRPGILYVYPIHAKHCLNAVTEAKGRGAAVLIRAIEPLWGIETMQRKRRLQDLRRLTRGPAMLCQALAIDRNDDGRCLVSDPNLGLFELKTAPTTVHSLTMASIDPRATVSTGPPTIVATPRIGISKAQRLKLRFVDSRSRFLSRPMPK
- a CDS encoding amidohydrolase family protein, which codes for MNFSKPKPDTTQTYRAGWLLPISSPPIKDARITVVGGVVAKVESFSANAGNASVIDLGNVAMMPRFVNAHTHLEFSDCSEPIGAPGIALADWIGEVIRARGVSNETSRQAAIAKGVQESADAGVGLIGDIATTPSAYPDSIDPLIVSFAEVLGLSLDRHRERLAGAATHHQALQASSSVFSAISPHAPYSTPPDVIAECSRRANQHGVPLAIHLAESPDERELLDHASGPFAASLRRAGVWREGIFPYTDDSIPSILETLAPAPAVLLIHGNDLSEREIEIISQHRQMSVVYCPRTHHFFGHDRHPVADLLRSGVRVALGTDSRASNPDLSIWEEVRFLLQKRQDIDPQQVLAMATLMGAEALMFGSPRAVSSRLQKRAIGQLVPGKTRFDSLLMVPTAGKQLDSVFADFSATETSQLKFCSANRPSDGHNTDN